A genomic window from Micromonospora ferruginea includes:
- a CDS encoding acyl-CoA dehydrogenase family protein: MDFDLSDEERAVRDTVRDFVAREVMPLEAELLRRERAHQPGLDRSELRELQLKAKKFGFWGLATPEAYGGMALPAVMQSLIWTELGRTFVPFRFGGEADNILFHATEEQQREFLLPTIAGDRISCFAITEPGAGSDAANIRLRARRDGDDWVLDGEKTFITNGNDADFAIVVAVTDPEKGARRGGATAFLVDRAMGWRSEFIPTMGEGGPASLVFDGVRVPHRNILGELGQGFTLGMEWIGKGRYTIPSHAIGIAERALQMAIDHANTRETFGAPIATNQAIQWMIADSETELEAARWLILRSAWTVDRGLDPRHASSMGKLYGAGMVNRVVDRVLQIHGGMGYTRELPIERWYRQVRLYRIFEGTDEMQRLIISRDLLRGYTKIGGHLA; the protein is encoded by the coding sequence GCGAGCGCGCCCACCAGCCCGGCCTGGACCGCTCCGAGCTGCGCGAACTCCAGCTCAAGGCGAAGAAGTTCGGCTTCTGGGGGCTGGCCACGCCCGAGGCGTACGGCGGGATGGCGCTGCCCGCGGTCATGCAGTCGCTGATCTGGACCGAGCTGGGCCGCACCTTCGTGCCGTTCCGGTTCGGCGGCGAGGCGGACAACATCCTGTTCCACGCCACCGAGGAGCAGCAGCGGGAGTTCCTGCTCCCCACCATCGCCGGGGACCGGATCTCCTGCTTCGCCATCACCGAGCCGGGCGCCGGTTCGGACGCGGCGAACATCAGGCTGCGCGCCCGCCGCGACGGCGACGACTGGGTCCTCGACGGCGAGAAGACGTTCATCACGAACGGCAACGACGCCGACTTCGCCATCGTGGTGGCGGTGACCGACCCGGAGAAGGGCGCCCGGCGCGGCGGCGCCACCGCGTTCCTGGTCGACCGGGCGATGGGCTGGCGGTCGGAGTTCATCCCGACCATGGGCGAGGGCGGCCCCGCCTCCCTGGTCTTCGACGGCGTACGCGTGCCGCACCGCAACATCCTCGGCGAGCTGGGCCAGGGCTTCACGCTGGGCATGGAGTGGATCGGCAAGGGCCGCTACACCATCCCGTCGCACGCGATCGGCATCGCCGAACGGGCCCTGCAGATGGCGATCGACCACGCCAACACGCGGGAGACGTTCGGCGCGCCGATCGCCACCAACCAGGCCATCCAGTGGATGATCGCCGACTCGGAGACCGAGCTGGAGGCGGCCCGCTGGCTGATCCTGCGCTCGGCGTGGACGGTCGACCGGGGGCTGGACCCCCGGCACGCCTCGTCCATGGGCAAGCTCTACGGCGCGGGCATGGTCAACCGGGTGGTGGACCGGGTGCTCCAGATCCACGGCGGCATGGGCTACACCCGGGAGCTGCCGATCGAGCGCTGGTACCGGCAGGTGCGGCTGTACCGGATCTTCGAGGGCACCGACGAGATGCAGCGGCTGATCATCTCCCGGGACCTGCTGCGCGGCTACACGAAGATCGGCGGCCACCTGGCCTGA